In the genome of Solibacillus silvestris, one region contains:
- a CDS encoding 50S ribosomal protein L1, protein MAKKGKKLQEAAKLIDRATLYSVEEAVALAQKTSTVNFDATVEVAFKLGIDTRKNDQQIRGAVVLPHGTGKTQRVLVFAKGEKLKEAEAAGADYVGDAEYIQKIQQGWFDFDVIVATPDMMGEVGKLGRVLGPKGLMPNPKTGTVTFDVTKAIEEIKAGKVEYRAEKSGIIHAPIGKVSFETEKLVENFLAVFEVVQKAKPAAAKGTYMKSVNVTTTMGPAVKVDAANVTVK, encoded by the coding sequence ATGGCTAAAAAAGGTAAAAAACTGCAAGAAGCAGCTAAATTAATCGACCGCGCTACTTTATACTCTGTTGAAGAAGCAGTAGCATTAGCGCAAAAAACAAGCACAGTAAACTTTGATGCAACTGTAGAAGTAGCATTCAAATTAGGTATCGATACTCGTAAAAACGACCAACAAATCCGTGGTGCGGTAGTATTACCACACGGTACTGGTAAAACTCAACGCGTATTAGTTTTCGCTAAAGGCGAAAAACTTAAAGAAGCAGAAGCTGCTGGCGCAGACTATGTAGGCGATGCAGAATACATCCAAAAAATCCAACAAGGTTGGTTTGATTTCGATGTAATCGTTGCAACTCCTGACATGATGGGTGAAGTTGGTAAATTAGGTCGTGTATTAGGTCCTAAAGGTTTAATGCCAAACCCTAAAACAGGTACAGTTACATTTGACGTAACAAAAGCAATCGAAGAAATCAAAGCTGGTAAAGTAGAGTACCGTGCTGAAAAGTCTGGTATCATCCACGCACCAATCGGTAAAGTTTCTTTCGAGACAGAAAAATTAGTAGAAAACTTCTTAGCTGTATTTGAAGTAGTTCAAAAAGCTAAGCCAGCTGCAGCAAAAGGTACTTACATGAAGTCTGTAAACGTTACAACTACAATGGGTCCTGCTGTAAAAGTTGACGCTGCTAACGTAACAGTTAAATAA
- the rplL gene encoding 50S ribosomal protein L7/L12 (present in two forms; L12 is normal, while L7 is aminoacylated at the N-terminal serine; the only multicopy ribosomal protein; 4:1 ratio of L7/L12 per ribosome; two L12 dimers bind L10; critically important for translation efficiency and fidelity; stimulates GTPase activity of translation factors), producing MNNEQILEAIKAMTVLELNDLVKAIEEEFGVTAAAPVAVVAGGAAAAEEKTEFDVVLASAGGEKIKVIKVVREITGLGLKEAKEVVDNAPKALKEGVSKDEAEAIKAKLEEVGASVEVK from the coding sequence ATGAACAATGAGCAAATCTTAGAAGCTATCAAAGCTATGACAGTTCTAGAGTTAAACGATTTAGTAAAAGCAATCGAAGAAGAATTCGGTGTAACAGCTGCTGCTCCAGTAGCAGTAGTTGCTGGCGGTGCTGCTGCAGCTGAAGAAAAAACTGAGTTTGATGTAGTATTAGCTTCTGCTGGTGGAGAAAAAATCAAAGTAATCAAAGTGGTTCGTGAAATCACTGGTTTAGGCTTAAAAGAAGCTAAAGAAGTTGTTGATAACGCTCCTAAAGCTCTTAAAGAAGGCGTTTCTAAAGACGAAGCTGAAGCTATCAAAGCTAAACTTGAAGAAGTTGGCGCTTCAGTAGAAGTTAAATAA
- a CDS encoding 50S ribosomal protein L10, translating to MSKAIETKKVQVQEIADKFSAAGSIVVVDYRGLTVAQVTELRKQLREAGVEFKVYKNTLTRRAAEAAGLEGINEFLTGPNAIAFSNEDVVAPAKIINEFAKKNEALEIKAGIIEGTVASVEDVKALAELPSREGLLSMLLSVLQAPVRNFALATKAVAEQKEEQGA from the coding sequence ATGAGCAAAGCAATCGAAACTAAAAAAGTTCAAGTTCAAGAAATCGCTGATAAATTCTCTGCTGCTGGTTCTATCGTAGTAGTAGATTACCGTGGTTTAACAGTAGCACAAGTAACTGAATTACGTAAGCAATTACGTGAAGCAGGTGTTGAGTTCAAAGTTTACAAAAACACTTTAACTCGCCGTGCTGCGGAAGCTGCTGGTTTAGAAGGAATCAATGAATTCTTAACTGGTCCTAACGCTATCGCATTCTCTAACGAGGACGTAGTAGCTCCTGCTAAAATTATTAACGAATTCGCTAAGAAAAACGAAGCGTTAGAAATTAAAGCTGGTATTATCGAAGGTACTGTGGCATCAGTTGAAGACGTTAAAGCTCTTGCAGAACTTCCATCTCGCGAAGGTCTATTATCAATGCTTTTATCTGTACTTCAAGCTCCAGTGCGCAACTTCGCACTTGCAACAAAAGCTGTTGCAGAACAAAAAGAAGAGCAAGGCGCTTAA
- a CDS encoding DNA-directed RNA polymerase subunit beta, translating into MTGQLVQYGQHRQRRSFARISEVLELPNLIEIQTASYEWFLEEGLREMFHDISPIEDFTGNLSLEFVDYTLGEPKYDVDECKERDVTYAAPLRVKVRLHNKETNEVKEQDVFMGDFPLMTETGTFIINGAERVIVSQLVRSPSVYFHEKTDKNGKKGFGATVIPNRGAWLEYETDAKDVVYVRIDRTRKLPVTVLLRALGFGSDQEILDIIGDNEYLRNTLEKDNTEGTEKALLEIYERLRPGEPPTVESAKNLLYSRFFDAKRYDLANVGRYKMNKKLHIKNRLFNQTIAETLVDPDTGEIIVEAGTLLDRRNLDKLIPYLESGVGFRTLNQVGGVLEDDITIQSVKIFAPNDEAQKEINVISNAYVDEEVKNITPADVLASVSYFFNLLYDVGNTDDIDHLGNRRLRSVGELLQNQFRIGLSRMERVVRERMSINDTAAIVPQQLINIRPVIASIKEFFGSSQLSQFMDQTNPLAELTHKRRLSALGPGGLTRERAGMEVRDVHYSHYGRMCPIETPEGPNIGLINSLSSFAKVNKFGFIETPYRRVDPETGAVTSEIHYLTADEEDNYVVAQANSILNEDGTFANEEVVGRFRGDNTVFSKDRIDYMDVSPKQVVSAATACIPFLENDDSNRALMGANMQRQAVPLLYPNAPFVGTGMEHVDARDSGAAVVAKFDGIVEHVEARSIHVRRIEVVDGKEVKGDLTKYKLQKFIRSNQGTSYNQRPIVKVGDRVKPRDILADGPSMEKGELALGQNVLVAFMTWDGFNYEDAVIMSERLVKDDVYTSVHIEEYESESRDTKLGPEEITRDIPNVGEDALRNLDDRGIIRIGAEVRDGDILVGKVTPKGVTELTAEERLLHAIFGEKAREVRDTSLRVPHGAGGIILDVKVFNREDGDELPPGVNQLVRAYIVQKRKIRVGDKMAGRHGNKGVISRILPEEDMPFMPDGTPVDIMLNPLGVPSRMNIGQVLELHLGMASRYLGIHMASPVFDGANEADVWETMEEAGMNRDGKTILYDGRSGEPFDSRVSVGIMYMIKLAHMVDDKLHARSTGPYSLVTQQPLGGKAQFGGQRFGEMEVWALEAYGAAYTLQEILTVKSDDVVGRVKTYEAIVKGESVPEPGVPESFKVLIKELQSLGMDVKMLTINDEEVELRDLDDEDEVAAPVERSNDKEEDPVESFE; encoded by the coding sequence TTGACAGGTCAACTAGTTCAGTACGGACAACACCGCCAGCGTAGAAGCTTTGCGCGTATTAGTGAGGTGCTGGAACTTCCGAATCTAATCGAAATCCAAACAGCATCTTATGAGTGGTTCCTTGAAGAAGGGTTGCGCGAGATGTTCCACGACATTTCTCCAATCGAAGATTTTACAGGTAATCTTTCATTAGAATTCGTCGACTATACTTTAGGAGAACCTAAGTATGATGTGGATGAATGTAAAGAGCGTGACGTTACTTATGCTGCACCATTACGTGTAAAAGTACGTTTGCACAACAAAGAAACAAACGAAGTGAAAGAGCAAGACGTCTTTATGGGTGATTTCCCATTAATGACGGAAACAGGTACGTTTATTATTAACGGTGCTGAGCGTGTAATTGTTTCACAGTTAGTTCGTTCTCCAAGTGTATACTTCCACGAAAAAACGGATAAAAACGGTAAAAAAGGCTTTGGTGCAACGGTTATTCCAAACCGTGGTGCATGGCTTGAATATGAAACAGATGCTAAAGACGTTGTTTATGTACGTATCGATCGTACACGTAAATTACCAGTAACGGTGCTTTTACGTGCATTAGGTTTTGGCTCGGATCAAGAAATTTTAGATATCATTGGCGACAATGAATATTTACGTAATACGTTAGAAAAAGATAACACGGAAGGTACTGAAAAGGCCCTTCTTGAAATCTATGAACGCTTACGTCCAGGTGAACCACCAACAGTTGAATCTGCGAAGAACTTATTATATTCTCGCTTCTTCGATGCAAAACGCTATGATTTAGCGAATGTTGGTCGTTACAAAATGAACAAAAAGCTTCATATCAAAAATCGTTTATTCAACCAAACGATTGCAGAAACGTTAGTGGATCCTGATACAGGGGAAATTATCGTAGAAGCAGGTACATTATTAGACCGCCGTAATCTGGATAAGTTAATTCCTTATTTAGAAAGTGGTGTCGGTTTCCGTACATTAAACCAAGTTGGTGGTGTATTGGAAGATGATATTACAATTCAGTCGGTTAAAATCTTTGCACCAAATGATGAAGCGCAAAAAGAAATTAATGTTATTTCAAACGCCTATGTAGATGAAGAAGTGAAAAATATTACTCCAGCCGATGTATTGGCATCAGTATCATACTTCTTCAACTTATTATATGACGTTGGTAACACAGATGATATTGACCATTTAGGTAACCGTCGTTTACGTTCTGTTGGCGAATTACTACAAAACCAATTCCGTATCGGTTTATCTCGTATGGAGCGTGTAGTACGTGAGCGTATGTCAATTAACGACACAGCAGCAATCGTACCACAGCAATTAATCAATATCCGTCCTGTTATCGCTTCAATTAAAGAGTTCTTTGGTAGCTCTCAATTGTCTCAATTCATGGACCAAACAAATCCGTTAGCAGAATTAACGCATAAGCGTCGTCTGTCTGCATTAGGGCCTGGTGGTTTAACACGTGAGCGTGCTGGTATGGAAGTACGTGACGTTCACTACTCTCACTATGGTCGTATGTGTCCGATCGAGACGCCTGAGGGACCAAACATCGGTCTTATTAACTCATTATCTTCTTTCGCAAAAGTAAACAAGTTTGGCTTCATTGAAACTCCTTACCGCCGTGTTGATCCAGAAACAGGTGCTGTAACGAGTGAAATTCATTACTTAACTGCTGACGAAGAAGATAACTATGTAGTAGCACAAGCGAACTCAATCCTAAATGAAGACGGTACTTTTGCGAATGAAGAAGTTGTTGGACGTTTCCGTGGTGACAACACTGTATTCTCTAAAGACCGCATCGACTACATGGATGTATCGCCTAAACAAGTAGTATCTGCTGCGACAGCATGTATTCCGTTCTTAGAAAACGACGACTCAAACCGTGCGTTAATGGGAGCGAACATGCAACGTCAAGCTGTTCCATTACTATATCCAAACGCACCATTCGTTGGTACGGGTATGGAGCACGTAGATGCACGTGATTCTGGTGCTGCTGTAGTTGCCAAATTCGATGGTATTGTTGAACATGTAGAAGCGCGTTCAATTCACGTACGTCGTATTGAAGTAGTAGATGGCAAAGAAGTTAAAGGCGATTTAACAAAATATAAATTACAAAAATTCATTCGTTCTAACCAAGGTACTTCTTATAACCAACGTCCAATCGTAAAAGTTGGCGACCGTGTAAAACCTCGTGATATTTTAGCTGATGGTCCATCTATGGAAAAAGGCGAATTAGCACTTGGTCAAAACGTACTTGTTGCGTTCATGACATGGGACGGCTTCAACTACGAGGATGCTGTAATTATGAGCGAACGCCTTGTTAAAGACGATGTATATACTTCTGTTCATATTGAAGAATATGAATCAGAGTCTCGTGATACAAAGCTTGGACCTGAAGAAATCACACGTGATATTCCAAACGTGGGTGAAGATGCACTTCGTAACTTGGACGACCGCGGAATTATCCGTATTGGTGCAGAAGTTCGCGATGGTGACATTCTAGTAGGTAAAGTTACGCCTAAAGGAGTTACAGAGTTAACTGCGGAAGAGCGTTTATTACATGCTATCTTTGGTGAAAAAGCGCGTGAAGTACGTGATACGTCTCTACGTGTACCACACGGAGCTGGCGGTATCATTTTAGATGTAAAAGTATTCAACCGTGAAGACGGCGATGAATTACCACCAGGTGTAAACCAATTAGTTCGTGCTTATATTGTTCAAAAACGTAAAATCCGCGTTGGTGACAAAATGGCCGGACGTCACGGTAACAAAGGTGTAATTTCTCGTATCTTACCGGAAGAGGATATGCCGTTCATGCCGGACGGAACTCCAGTTGATATCATGCTTAACCCACTAGGGGTACCTTCACGTATGAACATCGGACAAGTGCTTGAGCTACACCTAGGTATGGCTTCACGCTACTTAGGTATTCATATGGCTTCACCAGTATTCGATGGTGCCAACGAAGCCGATGTTTGGGAAACGATGGAAGAAGCTGGTATGAACCGTGATGGTAAAACAATTCTTTATGATGGACGTTCAGGTGAGCCATTCGATAGCCGTGTTTCTGTTGGTATCATGTACATGATCAAACTAGCGCACATGGTTGACGATAAACTTCATGCACGTTCAACTGGACCTTACTCATTAGTAACGCAACAGCCGCTTGGTGGTAAAGCACAATTCGGTGGTCAGCGCTTTGGTGAGATGGAGGTTTGGGCACTTGAAGCATACGGTGCAGCATACACGTTACAAGAGATTTTAACTGTAAAATCGGATGACGTTGTAGGTCGTGTGAAAACATACGAAGCAATCGTAAAAGGTGAAAGTGTTCCAGAACCAGGTGTTCCAGAATCATTTAAAGTATTAATTAAAGAACTTCAATCATTAGGTATGGATGTGAAGATGCTTACAATCAATGACGAGGAAGTGGAATTACGCGACCTTGACGATGAAGATGAAGTAGCTGCACCTGTCGAACGATCTAATGATAAAGAAGAAGACCCAGTAGAATCATTTGAATAA
- a CDS encoding 16S rRNA methyltransferase: MSEHYYSNKPQTESKPRQWKFTLLGNTFTFETDTGVFSKSEVDFGSRVLIDVFEMPKIDGVLLDVGCGYGPIGLSIAKNNPDREIYMMDINSRAVSLSQKNAQLNGVQNVRIFESDGLAAVEPGTKVAAVLTNPPIRAGKETIFKFYDGAYELLEENGELWIVIQKKQGAPSTMSHLEEMFSEVDVVEKKKGYWIIRAKK, encoded by the coding sequence ATGTCTGAACATTATTATTCAAATAAGCCTCAAACTGAGAGTAAACCACGCCAATGGAAATTCACTTTATTAGGCAATACATTTACGTTTGAAACGGATACGGGTGTATTCAGTAAAAGCGAAGTAGATTTTGGTTCCCGTGTACTAATCGATGTGTTTGAAATGCCTAAAATTGATGGTGTTTTGCTTGATGTAGGTTGTGGCTATGGACCAATCGGATTATCGATTGCAAAAAACAACCCTGATCGTGAAATTTACATGATGGATATAAATTCACGAGCGGTTAGTTTGTCTCAAAAAAATGCCCAGCTTAACGGGGTTCAAAATGTACGTATTTTTGAAAGCGATGGATTAGCGGCTGTAGAACCTGGGACGAAAGTAGCTGCTGTATTAACAAATCCTCCAATTCGTGCCGGTAAAGAAACGATCTTTAAGTTTTATGACGGTGCATATGAATTGTTGGAGGAAAATGGTGAGCTGTGGATTGTTATTCAGAAGAAGCAAGGCGCTCCATCAACTATGAGTCATTTAGAAGAAATGTTTTCAGAAGTAGATGTCGTTGAGAAGAAAAAAGGATATTGGATTATTCGTGCAAAAAAATAA